A genomic stretch from Arachis stenosperma cultivar V10309 chromosome 3, arast.V10309.gnm1.PFL2, whole genome shotgun sequence includes:
- the LOC130968096 gene encoding 50S ribosomal protein L18, chloroplastic-like codes for MNTSSLSFLQSAFPTSSSFLPPNPLTPSFCFVVEAHSTTRRQDRTARHTRIRKKVEGTPERPRLSVFRSNKHLSVQVIDDTNMHTLASVSTMQKAVFEEFNYTAGPTVEVAKRVGEIIAKSCLEKGITKVAFDRGGYPYHGRVQALADAAREHGLEF; via the exons ATGAATACTTCTTCTCTCTCCTTCCTTCAATCAGCGTTCCCCACTTCCTCCTCCTTCCTCCCACCGAACCCGCTAACCCCTTCCTTCTGTTTCGTCGTTGAAGCCCATTCCACCACCCGCCGACAAGACAGGACCGCCCGCCACACCCGCATTAGGAAGAAG GTTGAAGGGACACCAGAAAGGCCACGATTGTCCGTGTTCCGATCCAACAAGCATCTTTCTGTCCAGGTCATAGATGACACCAACATGCACACTCTTGCTTCGGTTTCAACAATGCAGAAGGCAGTTTTTGAAGAGTTCAACTACACAGCTGGTCCTACAGTT GAAGTAGCAAAGAGGGTTGGTGAAATCATTGCAAAGTCCTGTCTGGAGAAAGGGATTACAAAGGTGGCCTTCGACCGAGGTGGATACCCGTACCATGGTCGTGTTCAAGCACTCGCAGATGCAGCTCGCGAACATGGCCTAGAGTTCTAA
- the LOC130968095 gene encoding protein TIFY 3B-like has product MEGVTVVKPEAEEVTGEVQKDRELVLESSHPVVEDSVDRVSSTDMEEQQLQNNNVGDDNKSLPASGFNGVLSSPSQLTIFYNGSVCVYDGLPADKVHEIMLIAAATAKSAEMKKINPQSPFVSAVPTRPSSPHATSNNVASPQSICFPAEKNSICRLQEFPIARRHSLQRFLEKRRDRLGSKAPYPTLSTTKMADNIENNFSADNAPDLVKRSEEELQPTVAAS; this is encoded by the exons ATGGAGGGTGTCACTGTGGTGAAGCCAGAGGCCGAGGAGGTTACAGGGGAAGTGCAGAAAGACCGGGAACTGGTTCTAGAATCTTCTCACCCTGTTGTGGAGGACAGTGTTGATAGAGTTAGCAGCACTGACATGGAGGAACAACAGCTCCAGAACAACAACGTTGGTGATGATAACAA GTCATTGCCAGCTTCTGGATTTAATGGTGTACTTTCTAGCCCAAGCCAACTTACCATCTTCTATAATGGAAGTGTCTGTGTGTATGATGGACTCCCTGCTGACAAG GTGCATGAAATAATGCTTATTGCTGCTGCTACTGCAAAGTCAGCTGAAATGAAGAAGATTAATCCACAGTCTCCTTTTGTTTCAGCTGTTCCCACAAGGCCTTCTTCGCCACATGCAACCTCCAATAATGTCGCTTCTCCTCAGTCAATCTGCTTCCCTGCGGAGAAGAATTCCATCTGCAGGCTGCAAG AGTTCCCAATAGCACGCAGGCATTCACTGCAAAGGTTTCTTGAGAAGCGTCGAGACAG GTTGGGGAGCAAAGCCCCGTATCCTACCTTGTCAACAACAAAAATGGCTGACAACATAGAGAACAACTTCAGTGCCGACAATGCACCGGATTTGGTTAAGCGATCAGAAGAGGAGTTGCAGCCAACTGTAGCTGCCTCTTGA